CAGACGATGATTACCACAAGAGACATTCCGGTATTCGAGAAGCTGGCCCGGTATTTTTTGATGAATCGCCGTATGGTGCAGCAGGAGTGCTATCCGACCGACCGAGATGGTCGCCTCTCCCGCCGCCGCCTTTCGGCTCTGTTGCACGACGGCTATATCAGCAAACAGCGGATGCTGGTCGTGAACCCGCGCGATGAGACTCCGGCTCCCGTCTATCATCTGGCAAAGAAAGGTTGCCAGTTTTTAGCGGAGCATTTTGAAGACGATCGTTATTTAGTAAAGCCGACCAGCATTGCGCAGCCGATGCATCTGTATCATTATTTGGCGGTTGCCAACACGCATATGCTGCTCGACAAAGCCATTGCCCAAAGCTCTGTCAAATTGGTGACCTGGTGCAATGAGCAGGAATATCTCAATCCGGAGAACCCTGATCCCAAACAACGAATTCGGTTGTATGCCGAACTCAAGACGGCCCCTAAAAAAATCATTTGTGCTCCCGACTCCGGTTTTCTGCTGGAAGTAGACGGGCATCGTGGTGTCTTCTATTTGGAGCAGGATCGG
This genomic interval from Gimesia alba contains the following:
- a CDS encoding replication-relaxation family protein, with the translated sequence MITTRDIPVFEKLARYFLMNRRMVQQECYPTDRDGRLSRRRLSALLHDGYISKQRMLVVNPRDETPAPVYHLAKKGCQFLAEHFEDDRYLVKPTSIAQPMHLYHYLAVANTHMLLDKAIAQSSVKLVTWCNEQEYLNPENPDPKQRIRLYAELKTAPKKIICAPDSGFLLEVDGHRGVFYLEQDRDRDNYSHNRVAALKSPGYTELHRQQRHRKHFPETTLNRFTVVMVAPSVKRRDALRRAFQKKTGADFWRFASLTELTPKTFLHERVWYRTEADEPQPLVKPTTSLTVTSELVRNSEEADNALAVSKS